In Dyadobacter subterraneus, a single genomic region encodes these proteins:
- a CDS encoding gluconolaconase, producing the protein MKKLIFPLICMAFVYSCIAIKPSERINFNAPDSYPEGIAFDSTRNVYYVSSARTGTIGKVTPEGAYSVLHADSMLKSTYGMKIHPDGKRLFVCVGDANYSKFTSLDTRQKMIRLISIDLASGKRLSDTDLSGLVPGKHFGNDLVFDAKGNIYMTDSYANVIYKITAEGKASVFSKSKKYETKGIGLNGIVYHPAGFLLVDNSNTGQIYKVDIEAPDNVQKVEVDQYFLGADGLLMSGDDKLTVVVNGGNDKIFQLKTDDNFKSAWLSGTTLAADRFTYPSTAVRNGKDIWVMNAKFSELVDSNAVPPKYFAIQLAKIKPLPKMKK; encoded by the coding sequence ATGAAAAAATTAATATTCCCGCTGATCTGTATGGCATTTGTATACAGCTGCATAGCCATCAAGCCATCCGAACGAATAAATTTTAACGCTCCGGATTCCTACCCGGAAGGAATTGCTTTTGACAGTACGCGAAATGTATATTATGTATCTTCTGCCAGAACCGGCACAATTGGTAAAGTGACGCCGGAAGGTGCATACTCAGTTCTGCATGCCGACAGTATGTTAAAATCAACATACGGAATGAAAATACATCCGGATGGTAAAAGACTTTTTGTTTGTGTGGGTGATGCGAATTACAGTAAATTCACTTCTCTTGACACACGACAAAAAATGATCCGTTTGATCAGTATTGATTTGGCCAGCGGTAAACGCCTGTCAGATACCGACCTTTCAGGATTGGTTCCTGGCAAGCATTTTGGTAACGACTTGGTCTTTGACGCAAAGGGAAATATTTATATGACTGACAGCTATGCTAATGTGATTTATAAAATCACTGCTGAGGGCAAGGCGTCGGTATTTTCTAAAAGCAAAAAATATGAGACCAAGGGAATTGGCCTGAATGGCATCGTTTATCACCCCGCCGGATTTCTGCTGGTTGACAACAGTAATACGGGACAGATCTACAAAGTAGATATCGAAGCTCCCGACAATGTACAAAAAGTAGAAGTTGACCAGTATTTCCTGGGTGCAGATGGACTGCTTATGAGCGGTGACGATAAACTCACTGTCGTAGTTAATGGAGGGAATGACAAAATATTTCAGCTTAAAACCGACGATAATTTCAAAAGCGCATGGCTATCTGGCACCACACTCGCCGCCGACCGCTTTACCTACCCTTCCACTGCGGTAAGGAATGGAAAAGATATCTGGGTAATGAATGCAAAGTTTAGTGAGCTGGTTGACAGCAATGCAGTGCCTCCTAAATATTTTGCGATTCAGTTAGCCAAAATAAAACCTTTGCCAAAAATGAAAAAATAA
- a CDS encoding glycoside hydrolase family 30 protein produces MLSKFTSCKILTLLFLTFTIGSCQAAEKNDEDPKTAQPVTITINPSQTFQSIDHFGASDAWACQFVGNWPDAKRNAIADLLFSQQLSSDGQPKGIGLSLWRFNIGAGSAEQGDQSGINDEWRRAESFLNENGAYNWDKQAGQIWFLNAAKARGVNEFLAFPNSPPVQFTINKKGYASNGKTNLATGSFPQFASFLADVISGVSLKTGITFNHISPVNEPQWDWSDGGQEGTPFYNNEIAQITRFLSAALIKKKLDTKIDIAEAGQIDYLYSEFNKQDRQNQIYSFFNKASANYVGDLPNLSKSISGHSYFTTSPYKTAAEKRTRLSEELKTVGGLKYWMSEYCILGDNEGEIKGEGKDPGIEPGLYVARVIHNDLVNANASAWHWWLAISPYNYKDGLISIDKNKTDGNFQATKMLWALGQYSRFIRPGAVRTGISINSDQSDLLVSSYLNTSGELVIVIINSGTQAKEIVLKSNQGSLLVQSAYQTSAESNLGLVDVTAFSKGFSVNPKSILTIIAKTGK; encoded by the coding sequence ATGCTTTCAAAATTCACCTCCTGCAAAATATTAACCCTGCTTTTTCTCACCTTCACAATTGGCTCATGCCAGGCGGCTGAGAAAAACGACGAAGATCCCAAAACAGCCCAGCCCGTAACAATCACTATAAATCCATCCCAAACCTTTCAATCCATAGATCATTTTGGCGCTTCTGACGCCTGGGCCTGCCAGTTTGTTGGCAACTGGCCCGATGCAAAAAGAAATGCAATTGCAGATCTTCTTTTCAGCCAGCAGCTTTCGTCTGACGGACAGCCGAAGGGAATCGGATTGTCGCTATGGCGATTTAATATCGGTGCAGGCAGCGCGGAGCAAGGCGACCAAAGCGGAATTAATGATGAATGGCGAAGGGCAGAATCTTTCCTGAACGAAAACGGAGCCTATAATTGGGACAAACAGGCTGGGCAGATCTGGTTTCTAAATGCCGCCAAAGCCCGCGGTGTAAATGAGTTTCTGGCGTTTCCAAACAGTCCGCCGGTGCAGTTTACCATCAACAAAAAGGGATATGCAAGTAATGGAAAGACTAATCTTGCGACCGGAAGTTTCCCGCAGTTTGCATCATTTCTTGCCGATGTAATTTCGGGTGTTTCTCTCAAAACAGGCATCACATTCAACCATATCAGCCCTGTGAACGAACCGCAGTGGGATTGGAGTGATGGTGGCCAGGAAGGCACTCCTTTTTACAACAATGAAATTGCTCAAATTACCCGATTTCTCAGCGCTGCTTTAATCAAGAAAAAACTTGACACCAAAATTGATATTGCCGAAGCCGGCCAGATTGACTATCTGTATTCTGAATTTAACAAACAGGACCGCCAGAACCAGATCTATTCTTTTTTCAACAAAGCCTCGGCTAACTACGTTGGTGACCTGCCCAATCTTTCAAAATCCATTTCCGGACACAGCTATTTTACCACATCGCCTTATAAAACAGCGGCAGAAAAAAGGACCAGGCTTTCAGAAGAATTAAAAACCGTTGGCGGTTTAAAGTACTGGATGTCAGAATACTGTATTCTTGGTGATAACGAAGGGGAGATAAAAGGAGAAGGAAAAGATCCTGGTATTGAACCCGGATTATACGTAGCCCGGGTGATTCACAATGACCTGGTAAATGCCAACGCTTCGGCATGGCACTGGTGGCTGGCTATCTCACCTTATAACTATAAAGATGGTTTGATCTCTATCGATAAAAACAAAACAGATGGAAATTTTCAGGCTACAAAAATGCTATGGGCATTAGGACAGTACAGCCGTTTCATCCGTCCGGGGGCAGTAAGAACCGGGATTTCCATTAATAGCGATCAGAGTGATCTTCTGGTCTCTTCCTATTTGAATACCAGCGGAGAACTTGTCATTGTCATTATCAACTCCGGAACACAGGCGAAGGAAATTGTTTTAAAATCAAATCAAGGCAGTCTTTTGGTTCAAAGTGCCTACCAGACTTCTGCCGAAAGCAATCTGGGGTTGGTAGACGTTACAGCCTTTTCAAAAGGTTTCTCTGTTAACCCAAAAAGCATTTTAACAATAATTGCAAAAACAGGGAAATAG
- a CDS encoding exonuclease domain-containing protein, with protein sequence MNYAIVDIETTGGHAAASGITEVAIRIHDGISVIDRFETLLNPGCSIPLPIQALTGIHPEMIQDSPTFSEKAEKIYQMLDGCVFVAHNVNFDYSFLKYHLQLAGYQLNAPKLCTVRLSRKLKAGLPSYSLGKLCDTLGIRIENRHRAGGDADATVILFEQLLASDSQGHIASMLKKTSKEQLLPPNLDKEEFTALPSCPGIYYFKDQKGKDIYIGKAANIKKRVSQHFTGHNPNAQRQNFLRNIFSVSCEPCGSELMALILEASEIKRLWPLYNRALKRAEPRFALYSYEDGDGFLRLVIGKQSKFHSALHVFDKEADGIRRLRKLVMDFKLNPDKCAYGHYPLFSQDDPELVKLRGDFKAITAIQYNASVMQALDFFAKGLADFVILDTGRDPGEQSCILVQKGRLTAAGHLSYEALSGGLAQAMQSLKPISANHYMMQLILNFAAKNPSKVKFLSC encoded by the coding sequence ATGAACTATGCAATTGTCGATATAGAAACCACCGGAGGGCATGCGGCCGCAAGCGGAATCACAGAAGTAGCTATCCGGATTCATGATGGCATTTCAGTAATTGATCGCTTTGAAACGCTGCTGAATCCCGGCTGCTCTATTCCCCTGCCGATCCAGGCGCTTACAGGCATCCATCCTGAAATGATCCAGGACAGCCCTACGTTCAGCGAGAAGGCTGAAAAAATTTACCAGATGCTTGATGGATGCGTATTTGTTGCCCATAACGTTAATTTTGATTATTCCTTTCTAAAATATCATCTTCAGCTGGCAGGCTATCAGCTGAATGCTCCCAAGCTTTGCACCGTTCGTTTAAGCAGGAAACTTAAAGCGGGCCTGCCTTCTTACAGTCTTGGCAAGCTATGTGATACACTCGGAATCCGGATCGAAAACCGCCACCGGGCAGGCGGCGATGCGGATGCTACGGTGATACTATTTGAACAACTGCTCGCATCGGATTCTCAGGGGCATATCGCATCCATGCTTAAAAAAACATCAAAAGAGCAGCTGCTTCCTCCCAATCTTGACAAGGAAGAATTTACTGCGCTCCCATCCTGCCCTGGCATTTATTATTTCAAAGACCAAAAAGGCAAGGATATATACATTGGCAAAGCGGCGAATATTAAAAAACGGGTGAGTCAGCACTTTACAGGACATAATCCAAATGCACAGCGCCAAAACTTTCTTCGAAACATTTTTTCGGTCAGCTGCGAACCCTGCGGCAGCGAGCTGATGGCACTAATTTTAGAGGCATCGGAAATCAAACGACTTTGGCCATTGTATAACAGAGCCCTGAAACGTGCAGAACCGCGGTTTGCTTTGTATAGCTACGAAGATGGTGATGGTTTTTTAAGGCTTGTGATCGGAAAACAGAGCAAATTTCATAGCGCTCTGCACGTTTTTGATAAAGAAGCAGACGGTATCCGTCGCCTAAGAAAGCTGGTCATGGATTTTAAGCTCAATCCTGATAAATGCGCCTATGGCCATTATCCTCTGTTTAGCCAGGATGATCCGGAGCTGGTAAAACTGCGCGGCGATTTTAAAGCTATAACGGCCATCCAGTACAATGCATCGGTGATGCAGGCGCTGGACTTCTTTGCCAAGGGACTTGCGGATTTTGTGATTCTGGATACGGGAAGAGATCCTGGTGAACAAAGCTGCATCCTGGTGCAGAAAGGACGTCTGACGGCGGCTGGACATCTTTCTTATGAAGCCCTGAGCGGCGGGCTTGCCCAAGCCATGCAAAGTCTGAAACCAATCTCTGCGAACCATTACATGATGCAGCTCATTTTAAATTTCGCCGCTAAAAATCCTTCAAAGGTCAAATTTCTGAGCTGCTAA
- a CDS encoding RagB/SusD family nutrient uptake outer membrane protein, whose translation MKYIKRITVLTALASSMFMVSCQKDFLDVVPTDRVSDASILSDSVLFEAYVINRYMGTRLTDKEAEGTLPGFGRGFEYAMWSSLTDESIYNNDDNTWLIQRGQIAPENTGIAGSFWGRSYRSIREINYALANLDKVPVSEGKKRMLKGELQFIRAFRYHDLIRNYGGVVLLGDKVTEISNDLTSQDLFDRSDIKTSLDYAIAQLDEAAALLPESNDNNSWKLGRATKGAALALKSRLTLYAASALYNAGTWQAAAAAAKSVMDLNKYSLYTGGYGNLFTSNDNSEIIFGRLYAIGARHVCLEIANGPNSYNAWGGNVPLQNVVDDYEMMDGTKVTDAKTSYDPQNPYKNRDPRFYATILYNGATYRNSTIETYTPGGKDSKDGPSNWNTSKTGYYLRKFMNDNLPIDNPWDVAGTQTWIYFRYAEILLNFAEAQNEASGPDASVYAAINAVRQRVGVNMPVIPAGLTQAQMRERIRNERRIELAFEEHRFYDVRRWKIAAEKENVPAYGIEIGKNGTAYTYKQKEALSGKSFAEKQYWLPIPRTEIQASNNKLTQNQGY comes from the coding sequence ATGAAGTATATAAAAAGAATTACCGTTTTAACAGCTCTTGCCAGCTCGATGTTTATGGTATCCTGCCAGAAAGACTTTCTGGATGTGGTACCCACCGACCGCGTATCAGATGCTTCCATCCTGTCAGACTCTGTTTTGTTTGAGGCTTACGTCATTAACCGCTACATGGGAACAAGGCTTACAGATAAAGAAGCCGAGGGAACTTTGCCCGGATTTGGTCGCGGATTTGAATATGCCATGTGGTCATCACTCACTGATGAATCCATTTACAATAATGATGACAATACCTGGCTGATACAGCGCGGTCAGATCGCTCCGGAAAATACAGGGATTGCAGGCAGCTTCTGGGGAAGAAGCTACCGAAGTATCCGTGAGATCAATTATGCGCTTGCCAATCTGGATAAAGTCCCGGTGAGTGAAGGAAAAAAACGGATGCTTAAAGGCGAGTTACAGTTTATCCGCGCATTCCGCTATCATGACCTTATCCGTAATTACGGCGGCGTGGTATTACTGGGTGATAAGGTAACCGAAATCAGTAATGATCTGACCAGCCAGGATCTTTTCGACCGCTCTGATATTAAAACCAGTCTTGATTATGCCATTGCACAGCTTGACGAGGCGGCAGCTTTACTTCCGGAGTCCAATGACAACAATAGCTGGAAACTGGGAAGAGCAACAAAAGGTGCAGCTTTGGCTTTAAAATCGCGGTTAACACTTTATGCAGCCAGCGCTTTGTATAATGCAGGTACCTGGCAAGCAGCAGCGGCAGCGGCAAAATCTGTAATGGACCTAAACAAATACAGCCTTTACACAGGGGGTTATGGTAACCTTTTTACATCAAATGATAATTCTGAAATTATCTTTGGAAGGCTGTATGCTATCGGGGCGCGTCACGTATGTCTGGAAATTGCAAACGGACCAAACAGCTACAATGCATGGGGTGGAAACGTGCCGCTGCAAAATGTTGTGGATGACTATGAAATGATGGACGGCACCAAAGTGACCGATGCTAAAACTAGCTACGATCCGCAAAATCCTTATAAAAACAGGGATCCAAGATTTTATGCAACAATTCTGTATAATGGCGCGACTTACAGAAACAGCACCATTGAAACCTATACTCCTGGTGGAAAAGACAGCAAGGATGGTCCTTCAAACTGGAACACTTCAAAGACCGGATATTATCTTAGAAAATTCATGAATGATAATCTGCCGATAGATAACCCATGGGATGTTGCCGGTACGCAGACATGGATTTACTTCCGCTATGCAGAGATTCTGCTAAACTTTGCTGAGGCGCAAAACGAAGCATCCGGGCCAGATGCATCTGTTTATGCGGCCATAAACGCGGTGCGTCAGCGTGTGGGTGTGAATATGCCAGTAATTCCTGCCGGACTTACCCAGGCTCAAATGCGCGAGCGGATCCGTAACGAGCGCCGTATTGAACTGGCGTTTGAAGAGCACCGTTTCTATGACGTTCGCCGCTGGAAAATTGCAGCAGAAAAAGAAAATGTACCTGCCTATGGTATAGAGATCGGCAAGAACGGAACGGCTTATACCTATAAGCAAAAAGAAGCATTATCGGGAAAAAGCTTTGCCGAAAAACAATATTGGCTGCCCATACCACGTACCGAAATTCAGGCTTCTAACAATAAGCTGACACAGAATCAAGGATATTAA
- a CDS encoding PQQ-dependent sugar dehydrogenase, producing the protein MKFNTFTILLLLILGASAANAQRGMPPKAKTRSVLITKYPQHLDFLPAMVKLIKVPDGWQVSVAAAGLGKPRMLYNGPNGELYVTRRDAGDVLMLRDNDKNNTFEELTTVASEFKGVHGITIKDGFMYLCNNEQLRRYPLNPDGTLGETQILISDLPSGGQHPNRTIEFGPDGMLYLSVGATCNDCKESDKETATMLQVDPKTWKRTIYASGLRNTIGFDFQPKTGEMWGADNGGDGKGNKWPPEEINQIVKNGNYGFPFAYGKKEVDQSREDPAGDTKEEWVKNTLPSTLELPAHMAPIAFKFFGDAANIPTQYSGDALVAWHGSWNRSKPSGYKVQRIHFENGNAVGAEDFMTGFLKPGMLLFKRKTRFGRPAGITVTPSGVVYVSDDANGVIYAVKKTN; encoded by the coding sequence ATGAAATTTAACACATTTACAATTCTGCTGCTTCTAATCCTGGGAGCAAGTGCAGCCAATGCACAGCGGGGTATGCCACCAAAGGCTAAAACCAGATCGGTTCTGATCACCAAGTATCCCCAGCACCTGGACTTTCTTCCTGCCATGGTCAAGTTAATTAAGGTTCCCGATGGCTGGCAAGTCAGTGTAGCTGCTGCTGGTCTGGGAAAACCCAGAATGTTATACAATGGACCTAATGGAGAATTGTATGTCACACGCAGGGATGCCGGGGATGTGCTGATGTTGAGGGACAATGACAAAAACAATACATTTGAAGAGCTTACCACCGTTGCGTCCGAATTTAAAGGTGTTCACGGTATTACCATCAAAGATGGCTTTATGTACCTCTGTAATAATGAGCAGCTAAGACGTTACCCATTAAACCCGGATGGTACACTTGGTGAAACCCAAATTCTGATCAGTGATTTGCCAAGTGGCGGCCAGCATCCGAACCGCACCATAGAGTTTGGTCCTGACGGGATGTTGTATTTGAGCGTAGGTGCAACTTGTAATGATTGTAAAGAAAGCGATAAAGAGACGGCTACCATGTTACAGGTCGACCCGAAAACCTGGAAACGAACTATTTACGCCAGTGGCCTGAGAAACACAATAGGTTTTGATTTTCAGCCGAAAACCGGAGAAATGTGGGGAGCTGACAATGGAGGTGATGGAAAAGGCAATAAATGGCCTCCTGAAGAAATTAATCAGATCGTCAAAAATGGCAACTATGGTTTTCCCTTCGCCTATGGTAAAAAAGAGGTTGACCAAAGCCGTGAAGACCCCGCCGGGGATACGAAGGAAGAATGGGTTAAAAATACATTGCCTTCTACTCTGGAATTACCTGCACACATGGCGCCGATCGCATTCAAGTTTTTTGGTGATGCTGCAAATATTCCAACGCAATACAGCGGTGATGCACTTGTTGCCTGGCACGGCTCATGGAACCGGAGTAAACCTTCGGGCTACAAAGTACAGCGTATTCACTTTGAAAATGGAAATGCCGTTGGCGCCGAAGATTTTATGACTGGATTTTTAAAACCCGGAATGCTGCTTTTCAAAAGAAAAACCAGATTTGGACGCCCAGCTGGTATTACTGTGACCCCATCAGGTGTGGTGTATGTTTCTGACGATGCAAATGGGGTAATTTATGCAGTTAAAAAAACGAACTAA
- a CDS encoding amine oxidase, producing MQNYFNPDTSLKEDAQRDNKVFLEKPFCADISFRTFWIAGFECSDLMNASNHRVDLLKMTGHLKLLSEDYSRISSVGIKTVREGIRWSVVEYMPYQYDFSVVLEMMSAGKDGDIQQIWDICHFGFPADLTPFHPEFRLRFVSLCKAFVSFYMLHYPGELLYVTPINEVSFLSWLGGEAAGTVPYCRKKGWEVKYALMSAYIAGVKAMKELSSMVRVVTTEPLVNMVPGLEPTAEDYAEAAAQNEQQFQFVDMLCGRLCPELGGNADLVDVIGYNFYYNNQWIIGGHEFLGWNDPVPDSRWLPLSDLLESAYKRYGKPIMLSETSHPKEDRPLWIAMVANECAKVIDRHVPLVGICLYPIIDRPDWDYPEVWHHSGLWDNDASTGSSRVLHQQSAAALLKGQQLIAGHMKLSE from the coding sequence ATGCAGAACTATTTTAATCCGGATACTTCTTTGAAAGAAGATGCACAACGTGATAACAAAGTTTTTTTAGAAAAACCTTTCTGTGCAGATATTTCATTCAGGACATTTTGGATAGCCGGATTCGAATGCAGTGATCTGATGAATGCAAGCAATCACCGTGTAGATTTACTTAAAATGACCGGGCATCTGAAATTACTGAGCGAAGATTATTCCCGTATTAGCTCGGTAGGCATTAAAACGGTTCGGGAAGGAATCAGGTGGAGCGTTGTTGAATACATGCCATACCAGTACGATTTCAGTGTGGTTCTTGAAATGATGAGCGCTGGCAAGGATGGAGATATCCAGCAAATCTGGGATATCTGTCATTTTGGTTTCCCCGCTGATCTGACACCTTTTCATCCCGAGTTCAGGTTAAGGTTTGTCTCACTCTGCAAGGCCTTTGTCAGCTTTTATATGCTTCATTATCCCGGCGAGCTGTTGTATGTCACACCCATTAATGAAGTGAGTTTTCTTTCCTGGCTCGGCGGTGAGGCTGCTGGAACGGTGCCTTATTGTCGTAAAAAAGGATGGGAAGTGAAGTATGCCTTGATGAGCGCCTACATTGCCGGCGTGAAGGCAATGAAAGAGCTCAGCAGCATGGTTAGAGTTGTCACTACCGAGCCGCTGGTCAATATGGTGCCTGGCCTGGAACCGACCGCCGAAGATTATGCGGAGGCGGCAGCCCAGAATGAGCAGCAATTTCAGTTTGTTGATATGCTTTGTGGGCGATTATGTCCAGAACTTGGAGGAAACGCCGATCTGGTTGATGTTATTGGTTATAATTTTTATTACAATAATCAATGGATTATAGGCGGGCACGAGTTTCTTGGTTGGAACGATCCGGTGCCCGATTCAAGATGGCTGCCACTTTCCGATCTCCTTGAGTCGGCCTATAAACGCTACGGCAAACCGATCATGTTATCAGAAACAAGCCATCCAAAAGAAGACCGGCCGCTGTGGATTGCTATGGTTGCAAACGAATGTGCAAAGGTGATCGACCGCCACGTTCCACTGGTAGGTATTTGTTTATATCCCATTATTGACAGGCCCGACTGGGACTATCCGGAGGTATGGCATCACTCAGGCCTTTGGGATAACGACGCTTCCACAGGCAGCAGTAGGGTTTTGCACCAGCAATCTGCGGCGGCCCTTCTTAAAGGCCAACAATTAATAGCCGGACATATGAAGTTGTCAGAATAA